The DNA sequence GGTGCTGGGCGCCGAGGTGGCGCTGGCGCACCTCTTTTCGCACCCCACGGTGGAATCGCTGGCCGCGCGTGTTTCCGGTTCGGAGCTCCAGGGCGAGAGGGACCGGGCGATCCCCATCCGCCCGTCCGGTTCGCGGCCCCCGCTCTTCCTGGTGCACGAGGGAGCGGGGTCCACCGCCTACGCACAGGTGCTCCATCCTCACCTGGACGTCGACATCCCGGTGTACGCCCTGCCCCCGGCGCCCGCGGAGGCACCCCTGCGGACGGTGGAAGGGATGGCGACACGCCTGGTGCGGATGATCCGCGAGGTGCAGCCCTCGGGGCCGTACCGGGTGGCGGGGTGGTCGTTCGGCGGGGTGCTGGCCTACGAGGTGGCCTCGCAGCTGATCGGCCGGGACGAGGTCGTGGAGTTCGTGGGGATGCTCGACAGCTATCACCCCGCCCGCGCCGGTGCCGTGTCGCACGACGTGGCGCAGGAGCACGCGCTCCTCCTGCACGTGCTGCGGATGGCCGAGCCCGCGGACGCGAACGGGCGCGCGGACCCCGGCGAAGCGGCCGACGCCACCGGCGACGCGGACCTGGAAACCTTCGTCGCCCGCTGCCGCGAGCAGGGGCTGCTCCCGGGCCACGTCACCGTGGAGCAGGCGCGGGGGATGCGCGACCTCCTGCGCACGCACCAGCGCGCCCTGCGCGAATACTCGCCGCAGCCGCTCCCGGTGGCGCTCCACCTCTTTCCCGCGCGGCAGAGCCCCGAGGCGGACCCGACGCGCGGCTGGGGCGCCTTTCACCCCGAGCGGCTGCTCCGGGTGACGCCCGTGCCGGGAACGCACCTGTCGATGATGCGGCCGCCGAACGCCGCCGCGCTCGGCGAGGCGCTGTCGCGCGCGCCCGGCACGCAGAAGAGGGGCGCGCCGCCATCCCCCGCCGGCCGTTCACCCCACGTGACGCTCCAGGGCGGCGTGGCCGGCGCCGCGCCCCTCTTCTGCGTGCCGGGCGCGGGAAGCGGCGTCACCAGCTTCATCGACCTGCTGATGGCGCTGGACCCGTCCGTCCCGGTGCACGGGCTGCAGCCGCGCGGGGTTGATGGCGAAGCGCCGCCCCACACCACCGTGCAGGCAGCCGCGGAGCACTACCTCCGCGCGCTCCCCGAAACCTCGCCCGCGGGGCCCCTCCACCTGCTGGGCCACTCCTTCGGCGGCTGGGTGGCGTTCGAGATGGCGCTTCGGCTCCATGCGGCGGGACGCCCCGTTGCCTCGCTGACCATCCTGGACAGCGAGGCGCCTGACGATTCCGAGACCCTGGTCCGCGAGTACGACGGCGGGGAGGCGTTCCTGAAGCTCGTGGAGATCCTGGAGCTGGCCACGGAGCGGTCCCTTGGGATCGCCCCCGAGGACGTGGCCTCGCGGGACGAGGCCGGGTGGCTGAAGCTGCTTCACGGGAAGATGGTGGGGCTCGGCCTGCTGAGCGCGCGCACGGCACCCGAGGTGATGGCGGGCCCCCTCCGAACGTTCGCGCGGTGCCTGCGTACGGCGTACCGTCCCTCGGGCGTCTACCCCGGCCCGCTGCGCCTGGTGCTCGTGGACGACCCCGCGAAGGACGAGGCCGCCAACCGCGCGGCCTTCGCGGAGATCGAGCTGGGATGGAGGAAGTGGGCGCCCGGGCTGGTGTTCTCCGTCGGCGCGGGGAACCACATTACCGCGCTCAAGGCGCCCCACGTGGCGGTGCTGGCCGGGCTCCTCGCCCGGGACCGCGCCGCGGGCGAAGGGTGACGCACCGGCGGCGGGATCCGCGGACGGGCGGGTGGAGGCGCGGGGGAGGTCGCGGTCCGCGCAGAGGCGATCAGATCTCGAGGATGGCGCCTTCGTAGGCACCGCGCGAGCCGGCGACGATGCCCTCGCCGGCGCCCTGGGGAAGCAGGCGCAGGCCGCCCCCGGCGTACCTCGACCCGGTGCAGAACAGGCCCCAGATGACGGTGTGGGGAACCGGGGCGGCGCCGGGCTCGGGCGGATAGAAGTACGGCCGGGACTCCACCTCCTCCTGCACGATCCATCCTCCCTCCTCCACCGCCTCGCGCACCCGCGCCTCCCACGCCTCGGGCGCCAGGTGCCGCCCCACGTGCACCGCCGCGCCGCCCGCGCCCAGGCCGCGCTTGAGCACCAGGTCGCCGCGCTGGTCCAGCAGAAAGCCGGGGAACTGCACCTCGGCCCCACGCCAGGTGGTGGTGCGGGGCGAGACCAGGCGCGTCCAGGGAATGTGGTCGCGGAGCAGCTGGCGGTCCTCCTCCGTCCACCCCTCCAGCCCCTCGTTCTCCGAAAGCAGGGCGAGGTTGCGCTTGTCGAGCCACAGCCGCGTGAGCCCGCCGTTGTAGACGCGTACCGTCCCCGCCACCTGCGCCCCCAGCATCTGCATGGGGGCGCGGTTCGGGCCGAACGTGAGAAAGACGTGCACCCGCCGCTCGCCCATGTACACGTCGTCCCCCCGGAACGTCAGCTCCTCCGCGGGCGTGGTA is a window from the Longimicrobium sp. genome containing:
- a CDS encoding alpha/beta fold hydrolase, which translates into the protein VLGAEVALAHLFSHPTVESLAARVSGSELQGERDRAIPIRPSGSRPPLFLVHEGAGSTAYAQVLHPHLDVDIPVYALPPAPAEAPLRTVEGMATRLVRMIREVQPSGPYRVAGWSFGGVLAYEVASQLIGRDEVVEFVGMLDSYHPARAGAVSHDVAQEHALLLHVLRMAEPADANGRADPGEAADATGDADLETFVARCREQGLLPGHVTVEQARGMRDLLRTHQRALREYSPQPLPVALHLFPARQSPEADPTRGWGAFHPERLLRVTPVPGTHLSMMRPPNAAALGEALSRAPGTQKRGAPPSPAGRSPHVTLQGGVAGAAPLFCVPGAGSGVTSFIDLLMALDPSVPVHGLQPRGVDGEAPPHTTVQAAAEHYLRALPETSPAGPLHLLGHSFGGWVAFEMALRLHAAGRPVASLTILDSEAPDDSETLVREYDGGEAFLKLVEILELATERSLGIAPEDVASRDEAGWLKLLHGKMVGLGLLSARTAPEVMAGPLRTFARCLRTAYRPSGVYPGPLRLVLVDDPAKDEAANRAAFAEIELGWRKWAPGLVFSVGAGNHITALKAPHVAVLAGLLARDRAAGEG